A window of Castanea sativa cultivar Marrone di Chiusa Pesio chromosome 1, ASM4071231v1 contains these coding sequences:
- the LOC142612346 gene encoding proline-rich receptor-like protein kinase PERK15 has protein sequence MSSPTPGASPAPSSPPSTNNTSPPPPTPSAPPPATPSAPAPSTNNTNTSPPPPTPATPSSPPPTPSTNNTSPPPSSSTPSTPTPAPPSTPTPTPPSTPTPTTPSTQSSPPPPSPSRSSPTPPSSSNTSPPSSSSGISTGVVVGIAIGGVVILVVLSLLCICCKKKRKRRDDEDYYPPPPPPGPKGGPYGGPQQHWQYNAPPPPSDHVVGVMPKPSPPPAVASRPPYSPVNAPTSPKPPPPPPPQQYLSSSGGSNYSGSENPQPPPHPGVVLGFSKSTFTYEELAMATDGFSDANLLGQGGFGYVHRGLLPNGKEVAVKQLKAGSGQGEREFQAEVEIISRVHHKHLVSLVGYCITGAQRLLVYEFVPNNTLEFHLHGKGRPTMDWPTRLKIALGASKGLAYLHEDCHPKIIHRDIKASNILLDFKFEAKVADFGLAKIASDANTHVSTRVMGTFGYLAPEYASSGKLTDKSDVFSFGVMLLELITGRRPVDTTNTYMEDSLVDWARPLLSRALEDRNFDDLADPKLKNDYDPNEMARMVACAAASVRHSGRRRPRMSQIVRALEGEASLTDLNEGIRPGHSTQYSSYGSSDYDTSQYNEDMKKFRKIALGSREYGASSEYSGPTSEYGLYPSGSSSEGQNTREMEMGKMKKSSQGFSGGS, from the exons ATGTCGAGTCCGACTCCCGGAGCGTCTCCGGCGCCCTCGTCACCTCCGTCGACCAACAACACCTCACCACCTCCACCAACTCCCTCAGCTCCACCACCAGCCACTCCCTCAGCTCCAGCTCCATCCACCAACAACACCAACACCTCTCCTCCGCCACCAACACCAGCCACTCCCTCATCGCCACCACCAACACCATCCACTAACAACACCTCTCCCCCTCCATCGTCATCCACTCCCTCCACTCCAACGCCCGCACCTCCCTCCACTCCAACTCCTACACCTCCCTCCACTCCAACTCCAACCACACCTTCAACTCAAAGCTCTCCTCCACCTCCTTCTCCGAGTCGGAGCTCCCCGACGCCACCTTCTTCCTCCAATACGTCGCCGCCTTCTTCGTCGAGTGGGATATCTACTGGGGTAGTGGTGGGGATAGCGATAGGTGGGGTGGTAATACTAGTGGTGTTGAGTTTATTGTGCATTTGTTGTAAAAAGAAGCGGAAACGCCGTGACGACGAAGACTACTATCCACCTCCACCGCCTCCTGGCCCCAAAG GTGGCCCTTACGGTGGTCCACAACAGCATTGGCAGTATAATGCTCCCCCCCCACCTTCAGATCATGTTGTCGGAGTGATGCCCAAACCCTCTCCCCCGCCAGCAGTTGCATCACGACCACCATACTCACCGGTAAATGCTCCTACCTCACCAAAGCCcccaccaccgccaccaccacaaCAGTACCTGAGCAGCAGTGGTGGCTCCAACTATTCAGGGTCTGAAAATCCTCAGCCACCACCTCATCCAGGAGTAGTCTTAGGTTTCTCAAAGAGCACTTTTACATATGAAGAATTAGCTATGGCAACGGATGGCTTCTCGGATGCCAACCTCCTTGGACAAGGTGGATTTGGGTATGTGCATAGAGGACTCCTTCCAAATGGGAAGGAAGTAGCGGTCAAGCAGTTGAAAGCTGGAAGTGGGCAGGGGGAGCGTGAGTTTCAGGCAGAAGTTGAGATAATTAGCAGAGTACATCACAAGCACCTTGTTTCATTGGTTGGGTACTGTATTACTGGGGCCCAGAGACTGCTTGTTTATGAGTTTGTTCCAAACAATACTTTGGAGTTCCACTTACATG GGAAGGGGCGACCAACCATGGATTGGCCGACCAGACTTAAAATTGCTTTAGGAGCTTCTAAAGGACTGGCATATCTTCATGAGGATT GTCATCCCAAGATCATTCATCGTGATATCAAAGCATCTAATATTCTTTTAGATTTCAAGTTTGAGGCAAAG GTTGCAGATTTTGGACTTGCAAAAATTGCTTCTGATGCCAATACTCATGTCTCCACTCGGGTGATGGGAACTTTTGG GTATCTGGCTCCAGAGTACGCTTCAAGTGGGAAACTCACAGACAAATCAGATGTTTTCTCCTTTGGTGTCATGCTTTTGGAGTTAATCACTGGACGCCGACCTGTTGACACAACCAATACTTACATGGAGGATAGTTTGGTAGACTGG GCGAGGCCTTTGCTCTCACGAGCCTTGGAAGATAGAAACTTTGATGATCTGGCTGATCCCAAACTGAAAAATGATTATGACCCCAATGAGATGGCTCGCATGGTTGCTTGTGCTGCAGCTTCTGTGCGTCATTCAGGACGGCGTCGACCACGAATGAGCCag ATTGTTCGTGCTTTGGAGGGAGAGGCGTCTCTAACTGATCTTAATGAAGGAATCAGACCTGGGCACAGCACTCAATACAGTTCTTATGGAAGTTCAGACTATGACACAAGCCAATACAATGAGGACATGAAAAAATTCAGGAAGATCGCATTGGGAAGCCGGGAGTATGGTGCCAGTAGTGAGTATAGTGGACCAACCAGTGAGTATGGTTTGTACCCTTCTGGGTCAAGCAGTGAAGGCCAGAACACTCGAGAAATGGAGAtgggaaaaatgaagaaaagcaGTCAAGGTTTTAGTGGGGGCTCTTAA